From one Oncorhynchus clarkii lewisi isolate Uvic-CL-2024 chromosome 6, UVic_Ocla_1.0, whole genome shotgun sequence genomic stretch:
- the LOC139411229 gene encoding LOW QUALITY PROTEIN: zinc finger protein 180-like (The sequence of the model RefSeq protein was modified relative to this genomic sequence to represent the inferred CDS: substituted 2 bases at 2 genomic stop codons): MTVLAHFKTNVKXSLHLLQAXIVVQQHDYTVGITFTVDFLLLWAFNHLSDFVVHAGEKQNYRGSSGEPQQHHDADKAEKSLSTSEHLNKYLQRSTRKRFHCCSDCGKVFKYSSEFRIHLRNHTGEKSYCCSSCGKSFTLSTRLISHQRTHTRDKSYSCDQCEKIFPRVINLVSHQRTHTGEKSYICNQCGKSLSSSGTLTVHQRIHTGVKPYSCAQCGKSFIMFCQLKAHHRTHTGEKPYSCIQCGKSFARSSHLTAHQRTHTVKKSYSCNQCGKSFTMSSQLKAHQRTHTVKKSHSCNQCGKRYSHKRSLTKHQKIHGVVSRYQ; encoded by the coding sequence aTGACTGttcttgctcattttaagacaaatgtcaaataaTCATTACATTTATTACAGGCGTAAATTGTTGTCCAACAGCATGACTACACTGTTGGCATCACTTTTACAGTGGATTTtttgctgttgtgggcctttaaccatttatctgactttgttgttcacgcaggagagaaacagaactaccgtggatcctctggggagcctcaacaacatcatgatgctgacaaggcagagaagagtctctccacgtCAGAACACCTCAATAAATACCTGCAGAGATCCACAAGGAAGAgatttcactgctgctctgatTGTGGGAAAGTTTTTAAATATTCATCCGAATTTAGAATACACCTGAGaaatcacacaggagagaaatcttactgctgctcttcctgtgggaagagttttactctgTCAACCcgcctgatatcacaccagagaacacacacaagagataaatcttatagctgtgatcaatgtgagaAGATTTTTCCTCGGGTAATCAACCtggtatcacaccagagaacacacacaggagagaaatcgtaTATCTGTaaccaatgtgggaagagtttatCTTCATCTGGAACTCTGACtgtacaccagagaatacacacaggagtgaaaccttatagctgtgctcaatgtgggaagagttttattaTGTTTTGTCAGCTGAAGGCACAccatagaacacacacaggagagaaaccttatagctgtattcaatgtgggaagagttttgctagATCTAGCCATTTAACtgcacaccagagaacacacacagtaaagaaatcttatagctgtaatcaatgtgggaagagttttactatgTCTAGTCAGCTGAAggcacaccagagaacacacacagtaaagaaatctcatagctgtaatcaatgtgggaagagatactCTCATAAAAGATCTCTGactaaacatcagaaaatacatggaGTTGTTTCACGATATCAATga